In one Magnetococcales bacterium genomic region, the following are encoded:
- a CDS encoding cytidylate kinase-like family protein, whose translation MGNKNLGLIQSIVGAGLFAESSETPGSGEYRFPVVTLSRQFGAGGTEIARLLAERLQVPLYDRELLHNIIKVAKSDKHLMERLDERVTNLWDDFVHAFLSKKGTNKEQYLRNLTRVLLGILRSGGVIVGRGAHILLVRYPVLRVKITASADTTIKRVSERLDIKKVKARALIERTNMERDGFVDRLKKRYPSDKEEFDLVINTDLFDPPAAVELILLAMGKAGLAIAPPKVAVVENEPGVEGNIGLTMDSSEG comes from the coding sequence ATGGGAAATAAAAATCTTGGTCTTATCCAATCCATCGTCGGAGCGGGACTCTTCGCGGAATCGAGCGAAACCCCGGGCTCCGGGGAATACCGGTTTCCCGTGGTCACCCTCTCCCGTCAGTTCGGCGCCGGGGGGACCGAAATCGCCCGTTTGCTGGCGGAGCGGCTGCAAGTCCCCCTGTATGACCGGGAACTTCTGCACAACATCATCAAAGTAGCCAAATCCGACAAGCATTTGATGGAACGTCTGGATGAGCGCGTTACCAACTTGTGGGACGATTTCGTGCATGCCTTTCTGTCCAAGAAAGGCACCAACAAGGAGCAATACCTGCGCAATCTGACCCGGGTTCTGCTGGGCATTCTGCGTTCCGGCGGGGTTATCGTCGGGCGCGGGGCTCATATTCTCCTGGTGCGTTATCCCGTGTTGCGGGTGAAGATCACGGCTTCCGCCGACACGACCATCAAGCGGGTTTCGGAGCGTTTGGACATCAAGAAGGTCAAAGCCAGAGCCCTGATCGAACGAACCAATATGGAGCGGGACGGTTTTGTCGACCGGCTGAAGAAGCGTTATCCTTCCGACAAGGAGGAGTTCGATCTGGTGATCAACACCGATCTTTTCGACCCCCCGGCAGCTGTGGAGCTGATACTTCTGGCCATGGGGAAAGCGGGCTTGGCGATTGCTCCGCCGAAAGTGGCCGTTGTCGAAAATGAGCCGGGCGTCGAGGGGAACATTGGCCTGACCATGGACTCTTCGGAAGGCTGA
- the dnaK gene encoding molecular chaperone DnaK — translation MAKVIGIDLGTTNSCVAIMEGGSPKVIENSEGNRTTPSMVAFASSGERLVGQAAKRQAVTNPTNTLFAIKRLIGRRYEDPMTQKDIKLVPYKIVKADNGDAWVEATGRRISPSEVSAMILQKMKQTAEDYLGEKITDAVITLPAYFNDAQRQATKDAGRIAGLNVLRVINEPTAAALAYGFDKKQGQTIAVFDLGGGTFDISILEIGDGVFEVKSTNGDTFLGGEDFDQAIIDYLADEFRKENGIDLRKDSMALQRLKEAAEKAKIELSNSTQTDINLPFITADASGPKHLNVGLSRPKLESLVDQLVQRTLEPCRVALRDAGLGVSQVDEVVLVGGMTRMPKIQKVVTDFFGREPHKGVNPDEVVAIGAAIQGAVLKGEVKDVLLLDVTPLSLGIETLGGVFTKLIDKNTTIPSKKSQIFSTAADGQSAVTIRVAQGEREMFGDNKLLGQFDLVGLPPAPRGVPQIEVTFDIDANGIVNVSAKDKGTGKEQSIRIQASGGLSEAEIKRMVREGEQFAAEDGKKRQLIEARNNADSAIYSVEKSLKELGDKADAKLKSEVEKAIADVKEVMDKDDAEVITTRTQALVELAMKVGEAVYKDQGEPPPGAGGPHQGGQGGGKSAGKGGADDVVEAEFEEVKDK, via the coding sequence ATGGCAAAGGTGATTGGCATTGATTTGGGGACGACGAACTCCTGCGTAGCCATCATGGAAGGTGGTTCCCCCAAAGTGATCGAAAACAGCGAGGGCAACCGCACCACCCCGTCGATGGTGGCTTTCGCCTCCTCCGGGGAGCGGCTGGTTGGTCAGGCGGCCAAGCGGCAGGCGGTTACCAATCCCACCAATACGCTTTTTGCCATCAAACGGTTGATCGGGCGTCGTTACGAAGACCCGATGACCCAGAAGGACATCAAGCTGGTGCCGTACAAGATCGTCAAGGCGGACAACGGCGACGCCTGGGTGGAAGCGACGGGTCGTCGCATCAGCCCTTCCGAAGTTTCCGCGATGATTCTGCAGAAGATGAAGCAGACGGCGGAAGATTACCTGGGCGAGAAGATCACCGATGCGGTGATCACCCTGCCGGCCTATTTCAACGATGCCCAGCGTCAGGCCACCAAGGATGCGGGCCGCATCGCCGGCCTCAACGTGCTGCGGGTCATCAACGAACCCACGGCGGCGGCGCTGGCCTACGGTTTCGACAAGAAGCAGGGGCAGACCATCGCCGTGTTCGACCTCGGCGGCGGCACGTTCGACATCTCCATCCTGGAGATCGGGGACGGGGTCTTCGAGGTTAAATCGACCAACGGGGATACCTTCCTGGGTGGGGAGGATTTCGACCAGGCCATCATCGACTACCTGGCCGACGAGTTCCGCAAGGAGAACGGGATCGACCTGCGCAAGGACAGCATGGCCCTGCAGCGCCTCAAGGAGGCGGCGGAAAAAGCCAAGATCGAACTGTCCAACAGCACGCAGACCGATATCAACCTGCCCTTCATCACTGCCGATGCTTCGGGTCCCAAACACCTGAACGTCGGTCTCTCCCGCCCCAAGCTGGAGAGCCTGGTGGACCAGCTGGTGCAGCGGACTCTGGAACCCTGCCGCGTGGCGTTGCGCGATGCCGGTCTCGGCGTTTCCCAGGTGGACGAAGTGGTGCTGGTGGGCGGCATGACCCGCATGCCCAAGATCCAGAAGGTGGTGACCGACTTCTTTGGCCGCGAGCCTCACAAGGGGGTCAATCCCGATGAGGTGGTGGCCATCGGCGCCGCCATTCAGGGCGCGGTTCTCAAGGGTGAGGTCAAGGATGTCCTGTTGCTGGATGTCACCCCTCTCTCCCTGGGCATCGAGACCCTGGGCGGGGTATTCACCAAGCTCATCGACAAAAACACCACCATTCCCTCCAAGAAGTCGCAGATTTTTTCCACAGCGGCGGACGGCCAGTCGGCGGTGACCATCCGCGTGGCTCAAGGCGAACGCGAGATGTTCGGGGATAACAAGTTGTTGGGCCAGTTCGATCTGGTCGGCCTGCCTCCGGCTCCCCGGGGTGTACCCCAGATCGAGGTGACCTTTGATATCGATGCCAACGGTATCGTCAATGTCTCCGCCAAGGACAAAGGCACCGGCAAGGAGCAGTCCATTCGCATTCAGGCCTCGGGCGGACTTTCCGAAGCCGAGATCAAGCGCATGGTGCGGGAAGGTGAGCAGTTTGCCGCCGAGGACGGCAAGAAGCGGCAGTTGATCGAGGCGCGCAACAATGCCGACTCCGCGATCTACTCTGTCGAGAAGTCACTCAAGGAGCTTGGGGACAAGGCGGATGCCAAGTTGAAGTCCGAGGTGGAAAAGGCCATTGCCGATGTCAAGGAGGTAATGGACAAGGATGACGCCGAAGTCATCACCACCCGTACCCAGGCGTTGGTGGAACTGGCCATGAAGGTCGGTGAAGCGGTCTACAAGGATCAGGGCGAACCGCCTCCGGGTGCGGGCGGTCCCCACCAGGGGGGCCAGGGCGGAGGCAAGTCGGCGGGCAAGGGCGGTGCCGACGATGTGGTGGAGGCGGAGTTCGAAGAGGTCAAGGACAAGTAG
- a CDS encoding CHAD domain-containing protein: MGSIEMKPVALSPELSTEEAFGQILAANFQFMLEWAPIAYEGKDIEGVHQVRVALRRLRSAVVVFRKAIPRTISDPWGEEMRWAAGELGTARDLDVLISEGFAVMKDKIPLPEGEAKLLDIAKAKREQGYERVRAMFDSERYTAFREGFDQWLEQRGWYQADLEGVVREKMRASILRFAVKILGNRFGTVIGAGQDIGTLSTTELHQLRIECKKLRYATEFFTPLFNKKSMSDFNVHLKGLQGILGIMNDVTVTHHLMESLLDGVADHETLLYAGALVGWRSRQYQELRGNLGPAWATFVSAPAPWVLNR, from the coding sequence ATGGGTTCGATCGAGATGAAGCCCGTGGCTTTGAGCCCCGAGCTAAGCACGGAAGAGGCCTTCGGGCAAATTCTGGCGGCCAATTTCCAATTCATGCTGGAATGGGCTCCCATTGCTTATGAAGGCAAGGATATCGAAGGCGTTCACCAGGTCCGGGTGGCGTTGCGTCGCTTGCGCTCCGCCGTCGTGGTGTTTCGCAAGGCGATTCCGCGCACCATTTCCGATCCCTGGGGCGAAGAGATGCGCTGGGCCGCCGGCGAACTGGGCACGGCCCGCGATCTGGACGTTCTCATCTCCGAGGGATTCGCGGTCATGAAGGACAAAATTCCCCTGCCCGAAGGCGAGGCGAAGCTGCTCGACATCGCCAAGGCCAAACGGGAACAGGGCTACGAGCGGGTGCGCGCCATGTTCGACAGCGAGCGCTACACCGCCTTTCGGGAAGGCTTCGATCAATGGCTGGAACAGAGAGGCTGGTATCAGGCCGACCTGGAAGGGGTGGTGCGGGAGAAGATGCGGGCCAGCATTCTGCGCTTCGCCGTCAAGATCCTGGGCAACCGTTTCGGAACCGTGATCGGGGCCGGACAGGATATCGGCACACTCTCCACCACCGAGCTGCACCAGTTGCGCATCGAATGCAAGAAGCTGCGTTACGCCACCGAATTCTTCACTCCCCTGTTCAATAAAAAGAGCATGAGTGACTTCAACGTGCATCTCAAGGGGCTGCAGGGTATCCTGGGGATCATGAACGACGTCACCGTGACCCACCACCTCATGGAAAGCCTGCTGGATGGGGTCGCCGACCACGAAACCCTGCTCTACGCGGGCGCTCTGGTGGGTTGGCGTTCCAGACAGTATCAAGAGTTGCGCGGCAATCTGGGGCCCGCCTGGGCCACCTTCGTGAGCGCCCCGGCTCCCTGGGTTTTGAACCGATAG
- the grpE gene encoding nucleotide exchange factor GrpE — MSNISPSGGADEESIVLPEEKGPAESREELAQQLAQLQARSEEFRHQYLSALAEMENLRKRTQREIEQVRKFSLEPFSRDLLTVADNLERALGAARLSGDENAESTPVLKGLVDGVRMTRDELDRTFRKHGISRITAMGLPFDPNLHQAMMQVPSPDQEPGTVVLEMQTGYLLHERLLRPAMVGIAAVPPPPADS, encoded by the coding sequence ATGAGCAACATCTCTCCGTCCGGCGGAGCGGATGAGGAGTCAATCGTTCTGCCGGAGGAGAAAGGCCCTGCCGAAAGTCGGGAGGAGTTGGCCCAGCAGTTGGCCCAGCTTCAGGCCCGCTCGGAGGAGTTTCGCCATCAGTATCTCTCCGCTCTGGCGGAGATGGAAAACCTGCGCAAGCGCACCCAGCGGGAGATCGAACAGGTACGCAAATTTTCCCTGGAACCCTTCTCGCGGGATTTGTTGACCGTGGCCGACAATCTGGAAAGGGCACTGGGGGCGGCGCGTCTCAGCGGGGACGAAAACGCGGAGAGTACTCCCGTCCTCAAAGGTCTGGTGGACGGGGTGCGTATGACCCGCGATGAGCTGGATCGCACCTTTCGCAAACACGGCATCAGTCGTATAACGGCCATGGGATTGCCGTTCGATCCCAATCTGCACCAGGCCATGATGCAGGTGCCATCGCCGGATCAGGAGCCGGGAACCGTGGTTCTGGAGATGCAGACGGGTTATCTTTTGCACGAGCGGTTGTTGAGACCGGCCATGGTGGGAATTGCCGCCGTGCCCCCCCCGCCCGCCGATTCGTGA
- the dapB gene encoding 4-hydroxy-tetrahydrodipicolinate reductase, which produces MSEPLLGIGLFGVGGRMGRMLAQAVLVQEGCRLTGGCDHAASGVIGRDLGDLCGVPPLGVTVCENPDQLFTQSDVIIDFSIPEATLRNLDRSRSFKKPLVIGTTGLDAPGREAVTALSREVAVVMSPNFSIGVNLLFQLSQQVAKTLGEEFDIEIIEAHHRHKVDSPSGTALRLGEGIAKALGRDLSRDAVYGRQGAVGARPRSTIGFATIRGGDVVGDHTVLFAGEGERIELTHKASSRMSFAKGAVMAAKWVVGRPPGLYDMGHILGLQ; this is translated from the coding sequence ATGAGCGAACCTCTTCTGGGAATCGGTCTCTTCGGTGTCGGAGGCCGTATGGGGCGCATGCTGGCGCAGGCCGTTCTGGTCCAGGAAGGGTGCCGTCTGACCGGAGGCTGCGATCACGCCGCATCCGGCGTCATCGGTCGCGACTTGGGCGACCTTTGCGGTGTCCCACCCCTTGGCGTAACCGTCTGCGAAAATCCCGACCAACTCTTCACCCAATCCGACGTCATCATCGATTTCTCCATCCCCGAAGCCACCCTGCGAAACCTCGACCGGTCCCGGAGTTTCAAGAAGCCATTGGTCATCGGAACCACCGGTTTGGATGCTCCGGGGCGGGAGGCGGTGACCGCCTTGTCTCGCGAAGTTGCCGTGGTCATGTCCCCTAATTTCAGCATCGGCGTCAACCTGCTCTTTCAGTTGAGCCAACAGGTGGCTAAAACTCTGGGGGAAGAGTTCGATATCGAAATCATCGAGGCCCATCACCGCCACAAGGTGGATTCCCCCTCCGGAACGGCCCTGCGACTTGGTGAGGGCATCGCCAAGGCCCTGGGACGCGATTTAAGCCGTGATGCCGTCTACGGCCGCCAGGGAGCGGTCGGAGCCCGCCCCCGCTCCACCATTGGCTTCGCCACCATCCGTGGCGGGGATGTGGTCGGAGACCATACCGTTCTCTTTGCCGGTGAAGGCGAGCGCATCGAGTTGACCCATAAGGCCTCCAGTCGCATGTCCTTTGCCAAAGGAGCGGTAATGGCCGCCAAATGGGTGGTGGGACGTCCACCGGGACTGTATGATATGGGACACATACTGGGATTGCAGTAA
- the dnaJ gene encoding molecular chaperone DnaJ: MPKDFYELLGVPRNADEAQLKQAYRKLAMQYHPDRNPGNKDAEAKFKEINQAYEVLKDPQKRSVYDQFGHAGLNQGGGGGGGPGGFSADGSQFSGFGDIFEEFFGDIFGNSRGGGGGRGNRFGPMRGDDLRYDLGVTLEEVMEGTEKRVRFPTIIGCETCRGTGAKAGSGPEVCSMCSGSGQMRTQQGFFAISRPCPTCRGQGQIIRDPCNDCHGQGRVRKERTITVKVPPGVDSGNRIRLTGEGGAGLFGGPPGDLYIGIEVEAHPFFQREGPNLLCQVPVTFPQAALGEKLDVPTLNGKARVNLPAGCQTGKHLVLRGKGLPHLNRPGVYGDLVVEVRVETPVNLNRRQRELLEEFMRVSETDSQPESTSFLDKVKEFFDKKISS; encoded by the coding sequence ATGCCTAAGGACTTTTACGAACTGCTGGGGGTGCCACGTAATGCCGACGAGGCCCAACTCAAACAGGCCTACCGCAAGTTGGCCATGCAGTACCATCCCGACCGCAATCCGGGGAACAAGGATGCGGAAGCCAAGTTTAAAGAGATCAATCAGGCTTACGAGGTCCTGAAGGATCCGCAGAAACGTTCCGTTTACGATCAATTCGGCCATGCCGGATTGAATCAGGGCGGCGGTGGCGGTGGTGGTCCGGGCGGCTTTTCGGCAGACGGATCCCAGTTCAGCGGTTTCGGGGACATCTTCGAAGAATTCTTCGGGGACATCTTCGGTAACAGCCGTGGTGGCGGGGGAGGGCGTGGCAATCGGTTCGGCCCCATGCGGGGCGACGACCTTCGTTACGACCTGGGCGTCACCTTGGAAGAGGTCATGGAAGGCACCGAAAAGCGGGTGCGTTTTCCGACCATCATCGGTTGTGAAACCTGCCGGGGCACCGGGGCGAAAGCGGGCAGTGGCCCGGAAGTCTGCAGCATGTGTTCCGGATCGGGGCAGATGCGCACGCAGCAGGGTTTTTTCGCCATCTCCCGCCCCTGTCCGACTTGTCGTGGGCAGGGACAGATCATTCGGGATCCCTGTAACGATTGTCATGGTCAGGGGCGTGTCCGCAAAGAGCGCACCATCACGGTGAAGGTTCCCCCCGGAGTCGATTCGGGGAACCGTATCCGCTTGACTGGCGAGGGTGGGGCGGGCTTGTTTGGTGGTCCTCCCGGTGATCTTTATATCGGTATCGAAGTGGAGGCTCATCCCTTTTTCCAGAGGGAGGGGCCCAATCTGCTTTGTCAGGTTCCGGTGACTTTTCCGCAGGCGGCGTTGGGCGAAAAGCTCGATGTGCCAACTTTGAACGGCAAGGCGCGGGTCAATCTTCCCGCCGGATGTCAGACGGGCAAGCACCTGGTTTTGCGGGGCAAGGGGCTGCCTCACCTCAATCGGCCCGGGGTTTACGGGGATCTGGTGGTTGAGGTGCGGGTGGAGACGCCGGTCAATCTCAATCGTCGGCAGCGGGAGTTGCTGGAGGAGTTCATGCGGGTGTCGGAAACCGATTCCCAGCCGGAATCGACCTCCTTCCTGGACAAGGTCAAGGAATTCTTCGATAAAAAGATCTCTTCCTGA
- the ppk2 gene encoding polyphosphate kinase 2 produces the protein MSDKSKHVKIPAKKPVHGEETLPHAHAHAQIILGAGSKKALPSSRPKLKKLSEEDYLKEMEPLHIELVKMQNWVKENGLKILGIFEGRDAAGKGGTIKRFMEHLNPRGCRVVALEKPTEKERTQWYFQRYIQHLPAGGEIVMFDRSWYNRSGVERVMGFCEKEEVREFLRAVPEFERMLVHSGIILFKFWFSVSKEEQLRRFNSRREDPLKQWKLSPVDKESQDKWEEYTKAKEDMFFYTNTSSAPWTIIKSDDKKRARTESLRYFLSCLDYTGKNKDLLDYDHRLVRTVQEELGFD, from the coding sequence ATGTCCGACAAATCCAAGCATGTCAAAATCCCTGCCAAGAAGCCGGTTCATGGCGAGGAGACCCTGCCCCACGCCCATGCCCATGCCCAGATCATCCTTGGCGCAGGCAGCAAAAAGGCGCTGCCCAGCTCCCGTCCCAAGCTCAAGAAGTTGAGCGAGGAGGATTATCTCAAGGAGATGGAGCCCCTCCACATCGAGCTGGTCAAGATGCAGAACTGGGTCAAGGAGAACGGCCTGAAGATCCTGGGCATTTTCGAAGGTCGGGATGCCGCGGGCAAGGGTGGCACCATCAAGCGTTTCATGGAACACCTCAACCCCCGCGGTTGCCGTGTCGTCGCTCTGGAAAAGCCGACGGAGAAGGAACGTACCCAATGGTACTTCCAACGCTACATCCAGCACCTGCCCGCCGGTGGCGAGATCGTCATGTTCGACCGTTCCTGGTACAATCGCTCCGGCGTGGAACGGGTCATGGGATTCTGCGAGAAGGAGGAGGTGCGTGAGTTCCTGCGCGCCGTGCCCGAATTCGAGCGCATGCTGGTTCATTCCGGAATCATTCTCTTCAAGTTCTGGTTCTCGGTCAGCAAGGAAGAGCAGTTGCGCCGCTTCAACTCCCGCCGCGAGGATCCCCTCAAGCAGTGGAAGCTGAGCCCGGTGGACAAAGAGTCCCAGGACAAGTGGGAAGAGTACACCAAGGCCAAGGAAGACATGTTCTTCTACACCAACACCTCTTCCGCGCCCTGGACCATCATCAAGTCGGACGACAAAAAGCGCGCCCGTACCGAAAGTCTGCGCTATTTCCTGAGCTGCCTGGACTACACGGGCAAGAACAAGGATCTTCTGGACTACGACCATCGCCTGGTTCGCACCGTTCAGGAAGAGCTTGGCTTTGATTGA